ATTCCCGACGCCAAGGCCGATGCCGGCAAGGTCAAGCGCGTGGTGCTGTGCTCGGGCAAGGTCTATTACGACCTGCTCGAAGACCAGACCAAGCGTGGTCAGGACGATGTGGCCGTCGTGCGCATCGAACAGCTGTATCCGTTCCCGCGTGCACAACTGGCGGCCGAGCTCAAGGGCTATGCCAACGCCACCGACGTGGTGTGGTGCCAGGAAGAACCGCAGAACCAGGGGGCGTGGTACCAGATCCGCCACCACCTGAACTTCTGCCTGGCCGGCGGCCAGAGCCTGCATTACGCCGGCCGTGCCCGTTCGCCCTCGCCTGCCGCCGGCCATATGGCCGACCACATCGCCGAACAGCAGAAGCTGGTCGCCGATGCGCTGCTCAATCCGTTCAACGACCAGGTCGCTGAATAACTCCTCTTCCCCAAAGAACGAAAACCCTAGGACGCTCCCCGAATGGCCACCGAAGTCAAAGTTCCGGTACTGCCCGAATCCGTTTCCGACGCCACCATCGCCAGCTGGCACAAGAAGGCCGGTGAAGCGGTCAAGCGCGACGAGAATCTGGTCGACCTGGAAACCGACAAGGTCGTGTTGGAAGTTCCTTCGCCGGTCGACGGCGTGCTGAAGGAAATCAAGTTCGAAGCCGGCAGCACCGTCACCAGCAACCAGATCCTGGCGATCATCGAAGAAGGCGCCGTGGCTGCGGCCGCACCGGCCGACGAGAAGAAGGCCGAGGCACCGGCGCCTGCCGCTGCTGCCCCGGCTGCTGCCGCTGCGCCTGCCGCTGCATCCAAGTCGGCTGCCGATGCGCTGCCGCCGGGTGCGCGTTTTTCCGCGATCACTCAGGGCGTGGATCCGGCCCAGGTCGAAGGCACCGGCCGGCGTGGCGCGGTGACCAAGGAAGACATCGTCAACTTCGCCAAGGCCGGCGGCGTGGGCAAGGCCTCCGGCGCCCGTCCGGAAGAGCGCGTGGCGATGACCCGCGTGCGCAAGACCATCGCCAAGCGCCTGATGGAGTCCAAGAACTCCACTGCGATGCTGACCACCTTCAACGAGGTCAACCTCGCCAAGGTCTCGGCCGCGCGCAAGGAGCTGCAGGACGAGTTCCAGAAGGCGCACGGCATCAAGCTCGGTTTCATGAGCTTCTTCGTCAAGGCGGCCGCCAACGCGCTGCAGCGCTTCCCGCTGGTCAACGCCTCGATCGACGGCGACGACATCATCTATCACGGCTACAGCGACATCTCCATCGCCGTGTCGACCGACAAGGGCCTGGTCACACCGGTGCTGCGGAATGTCGAGCGCCAGTCGTTCGCCGACGTCGAACAGGGCATCGCCGACTACGCCGCCAAGGCGCGTGCCGGCAAGCTGGGCCTGGACGACCTGCAGGGTGGCACGTTCACCATCACCAATGGCGGCACCTTCGGCTCGCTGCTGTCCACCCCGATCATCAACCCGCCGCAGAGCGCCATCCTGGGCATGCATGCGATCAAGGAACGTCCGATCGCCGAGAACGGCCAGGTCGTGATCGCCCCGATGATGTATCTGGCGCTGTCCTACGACCACCGCATCATCGACGGCAAGGACTCGGTGCAGTTCCTGGTCGACATCAAGAACCAGCTGGAAAACCCGGGCCGGATGCTGTTCGGCCTGTGATGAAAGCCGGGATTGGGGATTCGGGATTGGGGATCGGCGAGAGCCGCCCCTTCCCGGGCATCCTGCTTTTACGAATCCCCAATCCCCAATTCCCAATCTCGTGAGCGAAGAATGAGCGAACAAGAACAATTCGACGTCGTCGTCATCGGTGCCGGTCCGGCCGGTTATCACGCCGCCATCCGCGCGGCCCAGCTGGGCATGAAGGTCGCCTGCATCGACGCGGCTATCGGTAAGGATGGCAAGCCGGCGCTGGGCGGTACCTGCCTGCGCGTGGGCTGCATTCCGTCCAAGGCGCTGCTGGATTCCTCGCGCCAGTTCTGGAACATGGGTCACCTGTTCGGCGACCACGGCATCAGCTTCAACGACGCCAAGATGGACGTGCCCACCATGATCGGCCGCAAGGACAAGATCGTGAAGCAGTTCACCGGCGGCATCGCGATGCTGTTCAAGGCCAACAAGATCACCCCGTACCACGGCTTCGGCCAGCTGCTGCCGGGCAACATCGTCAAGGTGACCCAGCATGAAGGCGGCGAGATCGAGCTCAAGGGCACCAACGTGATCCTGGCGGCCGGTTCGGAGTCGATCGAACTGCCGTTCGCCAAGTTCGACGGCGACACCATCGTCGACAACGTCGGCGGCCTGGATTTCACCGCCGTTCCCAAGCGTCTGGCGGTGATCGGCGCCGGCGTGATCGGCCTGGAGCTGGGCAGCGTGTGGAAGCGCCTGGGCGCCGAGGTCACCATCCTCGAAGCGTTGCCGGACTTCCTGGCGCTGGCCGATGCTGAAGTGGCCAAGACCGCACTGAAGGAATTCAAGAAGCAGGGCCTGGACATCAAGCTCGGCGCCAAGGTCGGCAAGACCGAGATCACCGGCAGCGGCGATGCCAAGCAGGTGGTGCTCAGCTACACCGACGCTGCCGGCGAGCAGACCCTGACCGTGGACAAGCTGCTGGTGGCCGTGGGCCGCAAGGCCGCCACCAAGAACCTGCTGGCCGACGGCACCGGCGTCAAGGTCACCGACCGCGGCCAGATCGAGGTCGATGGCCATTGCCACACCGGCGTGGATGGCGTGTGGGCGATCGGCGACTGCGTGCGCGGCCCGATGCTGGCGCACAAGGGCTTCGAGGAAGGCATCGCGGTGGCCGAACTGATCGCCGGCCTGCCGGGCCACGTCAACTTCGACACTATTCCGTGGGTCATCTACACCGAGCCGGAGATTGCCTGGGTCGGCAAGACCGAGCAGCAGTTGAAGGCCGAGGGCGTCGCCTACAAGGCCGGCAGCTTCCCGTTCGCGGCGATCGGCCGTGCGGTGGCCATGGGCGAGCCGGCCGGCTTCGTCAAGGTCATCGCCGATGCCGAAACCGACCGCGTGCTGGGCATGCACCTGGTCGGCGTGGGCGTCTCCGAGCTGGTGCACGAAGGCGTGCTGACGATGGAATTCAACGGCTCGGCCGATGACCTGGCACGTATTTGCCACGCGCATCCGACGCTGTCCGAGGCGATCCACGATGCCGCGATGGCGGTGAGCAAGCGCGCGATTCATAAGGCCAACTGACCGGGATTGGTGGATTCGGGATTGGGGATTCGCAACTGCGGCTCTCCGTCCCGGCCCTCTCCGGCAATGACATGGCGCCGGGTGAAAACCCGGCGTTATGTTTTTCAAGCCAGGCAAGAACTCAAACAATTCAGCGCGCCCCCTGCCGATGGCATCACCTGCAATCAGCAGCGCTGCCTCGCTTTTACCAATCCCCAATCCCAACTCCCGAATCCCATGAAAAGCATCTGC
The window above is part of the Xanthomonas cassavae CFBP 4642 genome. Proteins encoded here:
- the sucB gene encoding dihydrolipoyllysine-residue succinyltransferase gives rise to the protein MATEVKVPVLPESVSDATIASWHKKAGEAVKRDENLVDLETDKVVLEVPSPVDGVLKEIKFEAGSTVTSNQILAIIEEGAVAAAAPADEKKAEAPAPAAAAPAAAAAPAAASKSAADALPPGARFSAITQGVDPAQVEGTGRRGAVTKEDIVNFAKAGGVGKASGARPEERVAMTRVRKTIAKRLMESKNSTAMLTTFNEVNLAKVSAARKELQDEFQKAHGIKLGFMSFFVKAAANALQRFPLVNASIDGDDIIYHGYSDISIAVSTDKGLVTPVLRNVERQSFADVEQGIADYAAKARAGKLGLDDLQGGTFTITNGGTFGSLLSTPIINPPQSAILGMHAIKERPIAENGQVVIAPMMYLALSYDHRIIDGKDSVQFLVDIKNQLENPGRMLFGL
- the lpdA gene encoding dihydrolipoyl dehydrogenase, yielding MSEQEQFDVVVIGAGPAGYHAAIRAAQLGMKVACIDAAIGKDGKPALGGTCLRVGCIPSKALLDSSRQFWNMGHLFGDHGISFNDAKMDVPTMIGRKDKIVKQFTGGIAMLFKANKITPYHGFGQLLPGNIVKVTQHEGGEIELKGTNVILAAGSESIELPFAKFDGDTIVDNVGGLDFTAVPKRLAVIGAGVIGLELGSVWKRLGAEVTILEALPDFLALADAEVAKTALKEFKKQGLDIKLGAKVGKTEITGSGDAKQVVLSYTDAAGEQTLTVDKLLVAVGRKAATKNLLADGTGVKVTDRGQIEVDGHCHTGVDGVWAIGDCVRGPMLAHKGFEEGIAVAELIAGLPGHVNFDTIPWVIYTEPEIAWVGKTEQQLKAEGVAYKAGSFPFAAIGRAVAMGEPAGFVKVIADAETDRVLGMHLVGVGVSELVHEGVLTMEFNGSADDLARICHAHPTLSEAIHDAAMAVSKRAIHKAN